A stretch of Sulfitobacter sp. THAF37 DNA encodes these proteins:
- the glcF gene encoding glycolate oxidase subunit GlcF — MQTTFTAAQLEDPEIACSNDILRSCVHCGFCTATCPTYQVLGDELDSPRGRIYLIKDMLENERVPDEKTVKHIDRCLSCLACMTTCPSGVHYMHLVDHARSYIETHYKRPLGDRALRWVLARILPHPMRFRVALLGAKIGRPFARLMPDARLRAMLEMAPKVIPPVSRNDDPQSFPAESPRRMRVALMTGCAQKALNTDINDATIRLLTRLGCEVVVARGAGCCGALTHHMGKVDESHRAAAANIRAWTAEMDGAGLDAIVINTSGCGTTVKDYAHMLRNDSLAADAKRVSDIAVDVSEVLMQLTNSVDEAADKREAKDRIAGTDRRKEDAPHPSKGLTVAYHAACSLQHGQQIKSFPKDLLTSAGFTVVEPADSHLCCGSAGTYNLMQPEIATQLKARKVRTLEARAPDVIAAGNIGCMMQIGSAASVPVVHTVELLDWAFGGPKPPALRENLPDEAEIPRLR; from the coding sequence ATGCAGACCACCTTTACCGCCGCCCAGTTGGAAGACCCGGAGATCGCCTGCAGCAACGATATTCTGCGGTCCTGCGTGCACTGCGGCTTCTGCACCGCCACCTGCCCGACCTATCAGGTGCTGGGCGACGAGTTGGACAGCCCGAGGGGGCGCATCTACCTGATCAAGGACATGCTGGAGAATGAGCGGGTGCCGGATGAAAAGACGGTCAAGCATATTGATCGCTGTCTGTCCTGTCTGGCCTGCATGACGACCTGCCCCTCCGGGGTGCACTACATGCATCTGGTCGACCATGCCCGCAGCTACATCGAAACGCATTACAAGCGGCCTCTGGGGGATCGGGCGCTGCGCTGGGTCCTTGCGCGGATACTGCCCCACCCGATGCGGTTCCGAGTGGCTTTGCTGGGGGCAAAGATCGGACGTCCCTTCGCCCGGCTGATGCCGGATGCACGGTTGCGGGCGATGCTGGAGATGGCGCCCAAAGTCATCCCACCGGTCAGCCGAAACGACGATCCGCAGAGCTTTCCCGCCGAAAGCCCACGACGGATGCGGGTCGCGCTGATGACGGGGTGTGCACAGAAGGCGCTAAATACGGACATAAACGATGCCACCATCCGGCTGCTCACACGGCTGGGCTGCGAGGTTGTCGTGGCGCGCGGTGCGGGGTGTTGCGGCGCGCTGACACACCACATGGGCAAGGTCGACGAAAGTCACCGTGCCGCCGCCGCCAACATCCGTGCCTGGACCGCCGAGATGGATGGCGCCGGGCTGGATGCCATCGTCATCAATACCTCCGGCTGTGGCACCACGGTCAAGGACTACGCTCACATGCTCCGCAATGATTCGCTGGCAGCCGATGCGAAACGTGTGTCGGATATCGCGGTCGACGTCTCGGAGGTGCTCATGCAGCTGACAAACTCCGTGGATGAAGCAGCCGACAAAAGGGAAGCGAAGGACAGGATTGCCGGGACGGACCGCCGGAAAGAGGATGCGCCACATCCATCGAAGGGGCTGACGGTCGCCTATCACGCTGCCTGTTCGCTGCAGCATGGCCAACAGATCAAGAGTTTCCCCAAAGATCTGCTGACGTCCGCGGGGTTCACCGTGGTCGAACCTGCGGATTCGCATTTGTGCTGCGGATCGGCGGGGACCTATAACCTGATGCAGCCGGAAATCGCGACGCAACTGAAAGCGCGCAAGGTGCGGACGCTGGAGGCCAGGGCGCCCGATGTGATCGCGGCAGGCAACATCGGTTGCATGATGCAGATCGGCTCTGCCGCGTCGGTGCCGGTGGTCCACACAGTGGAATTGCTGGATTGGGCCTTCGGCGGACCGAAGCCGCCGGCGCTGCGGGAAAACCTGCCTGACGAGGCGGAAATTCCGCGCCTGCGTTAA
- a CDS encoding serine protease, translating to MVLVTTSAAFAQDARLKRLDTGDDAAAWEAVGRLDIDGGGFCTGTLIAPRLVLTAAHCLFDRDTKERIDHSKVRFLAGWRNGRAGAYRDVRRAVVHPDYVYDGVVSSDRVRNDLALLELQRPINNTTIKPFGTAARPRPGDSVGVVSYARDRSEAPSLQEVCKVIAQQEGVLVTSCSVDFGSSGAPIFSLENGEAHVVSVVSAKAEVGTEVVSLGTALSTPLALLQAELVAGQRAMSSSSGGSKSLMAGQRSSGTGAKFVRP from the coding sequence ATGGTGCTCGTCACCACCTCTGCGGCTTTTGCTCAGGATGCCCGTCTCAAGCGCCTTGATACAGGCGATGACGCTGCCGCCTGGGAGGCTGTGGGACGGCTGGACATCGACGGTGGGGGGTTTTGCACCGGTACGCTGATTGCACCCCGACTGGTGCTGACCGCCGCCCATTGTCTGTTCGACCGCGATACCAAAGAGCGGATTGATCACAGCAAGGTGCGTTTCCTCGCCGGGTGGCGGAATGGCCGCGCCGGGGCTTACCGGGACGTGCGTCGCGCGGTGGTGCATCCCGATTACGTCTATGACGGTGTCGTTTCTTCGGACCGGGTGCGCAACGACCTGGCGTTGCTTGAACTGCAGCGCCCCATCAACAACACCACGATCAAGCCTTTCGGCACCGCGGCCCGGCCGCGGCCCGGCGATTCGGTCGGCGTGGTCAGCTATGCCAGGGACCGGTCCGAAGCACCGTCCCTGCAGGAGGTCTGCAAGGTGATCGCCCAGCAGGAAGGTGTTCTTGTCACCTCCTGTTCCGTCGATTTCGGGTCCAGCGGCGCACCGATATTCTCGCTGGAAAACGGTGAGGCACATGTGGTCTCTGTCGTCTCCGCCAAGGCGGAGGTGGGCACGGAAGTCGTTTCTCTCGGCACGGCACTGTCGACACCGCTTGCCCTGCTTCAGGCCGAGCTGGTCGCCGGACAGCGCGCGATGTCCTCCAGCAGCGGTGGCAGCAAGAGCCTGATGGCAGGTCAGCGTAGTTCCGGTACCGGTGCGAAATTCGTCCGTCCCTGA
- a CDS encoding FAD-binding protein, translating to MKITTEAELSAAVIGAGGPLSIRGGDTRGFAGAGEPLSVAGLSGISLYEPGALTLVVKAGTPVAQIEAALAEANQRLAFEPMDHRGLLGTGGEPTIGGIFAANVGGPRRLAVGAARDFLLGVRFVDGRGALIRNGGRVMKNVTGYDLVKLMAGSFGTLGVLTEVSLKVLPRPETEATLILGGLDDASAVAALCRAMGSPYEVTGAAHDPAAGETCLRLEGFEDSVSYRMARLRDLLGHADTRVSEGSASARIWAGLRDVEPFHEAQGDVWKVSCKPSDGPGLAERSGAEAHYFDWSGGLIWLRSEPGCDLRARLGAFDGHATLIRADAATKSRLGRFHPEPPGVARLTSGLRARFDPRNIFSRGEKETA from the coding sequence ATGAAGATCACTACCGAAGCAGAGCTGAGCGCAGCCGTCATCGGGGCGGGGGGGCCGCTTTCCATTCGCGGCGGCGACACGCGCGGATTTGCCGGGGCGGGCGAGCCGCTTAGCGTTGCGGGGTTGTCCGGCATTTCGCTCTACGAGCCGGGCGCGCTGACGCTGGTTGTGAAGGCGGGCACGCCGGTGGCGCAGATCGAAGCGGCGCTGGCGGAAGCGAACCAGCGACTGGCTTTCGAGCCGATGGATCACAGGGGCCTCCTTGGAACCGGCGGCGAACCGACAATCGGCGGTATCTTTGCCGCAAATGTCGGCGGACCGCGGCGGCTGGCCGTGGGCGCGGCGCGGGATTTCCTGCTGGGCGTCCGCTTTGTCGATGGCCGCGGCGCGTTGATCAGGAACGGCGGGCGGGTGATGAAGAACGTCACAGGGTACGACTTGGTAAAACTGATGGCGGGGTCTTTCGGCACTTTGGGCGTTCTCACCGAAGTATCGCTCAAGGTCCTGCCCCGCCCCGAGACCGAGGCGACATTAATCCTGGGCGGTCTGGACGACGCCAGCGCGGTTGCGGCGCTTTGTCGTGCGATGGGCAGCCCCTACGAGGTGACGGGCGCGGCCCACGATCCCGCCGCCGGTGAAACCTGCCTGCGGCTCGAGGGATTCGAGGATTCGGTCAGCTACCGCATGGCGCGGCTGCGCGACCTTCTGGGGCACGCCGATACCCGCGTGTCGGAGGGATCGGCGTCCGCGCGCATTTGGGCAGGCCTGCGTGATGTCGAACCCTTTCACGAGGCCCAGGGCGATGTGTGGAAAGTCTCGTGCAAGCCCTCGGACGGGCCGGGCCTTGCCGAGCGCAGCGGGGCCGAGGCGCATTATTTCGATTGGTCCGGCGGGCTGATCTGGCTGCGGAGCGAACCGGGGTGCGATCTGCGCGCCCGGCTGGGTGCTTTCGATGGCCATGCGACCCTGATCCGCGCGGATGCCGCGACCAAGTCGCGGTTGGGCCGGTTCCACCCCGAACCGCCCGGGGTGGCGCGCCTGACCTCGGGGCTGCGCGCCCGGTTCGATCCGAGGAACATTTTCAGCCGTGGCGAAAAGGAGACGGCATGA
- a CDS encoding alpha/beta hydrolase: MTQFDDAYDNSGHIEGAEDFPPTWKRAAAAFRSELGARAQTDVSYGPSDRQAFDFFQPEGVSRGTVIFVHGGYWKALDRSYWSHLAAGPLARGWAVAMPSYDLCPDVRISDITGQIAAAVTEISGRTFGPISLAGHSAGGHLVCRMMDPLVLSVEVRDRIENVVPISALANLAPLMQTSMNDILRIDTSEAQAESPVNMSPPHGVNVTVWVGADERPAFLEQSEQLARAWGARQSVVEGKHHFDVIDALADPESDMVRALLGG; encoded by the coding sequence ATGACGCAGTTTGACGATGCCTACGACAATTCCGGCCACATTGAGGGCGCCGAGGACTTTCCCCCGACATGGAAACGGGCAGCCGCGGCGTTCCGCAGTGAGCTGGGCGCACGGGCGCAAACCGATGTGTCCTACGGACCATCGGATCGGCAGGCATTCGATTTTTTCCAGCCCGAAGGCGTGTCGCGCGGTACCGTCATCTTTGTTCACGGCGGGTATTGGAAGGCGTTGGACCGCAGCTACTGGTCGCACCTGGCCGCTGGGCCGCTGGCGCGCGGCTGGGCGGTGGCGATGCCATCCTATGACCTGTGCCCGGATGTGCGGATCAGCGATATCACCGGCCAGATCGCCGCGGCGGTGACAGAAATATCCGGGCGAACCTTCGGACCGATCTCGTTGGCGGGGCATTCGGCAGGCGGCCATCTGGTGTGCCGGATGATGGACCCGCTGGTGCTGTCCGTGGAGGTGCGCGACCGTATAGAGAACGTTGTTCCGATCTCGGCCCTGGCGAACCTGGCACCGTTGATGCAGACTTCGATGAACGATATCCTGCGTATCGACACATCGGAGGCGCAGGCCGAAAGCCCGGTCAACATGAGCCCGCCGCACGGGGTCAACGTGACCGTCTGGGTCGGTGCGGATGAACGTCCCGCCTTTCTGGAGCAGTCCGAGCAGCTGGCCCGTGCCTGGGGGGCACGGCAGTCCGTGGTCGAGGGCAAGCACCACTTCGATGTCATCGACGCACTGGCCGATCCGGAGAGCGACATGGTGCGGGCGCTTCTGGGCGGGTGA
- a CDS encoding ATP-binding protein has translation MSQASDAMELREEDIAKHVSVAQALLEGFDHAPRIGKPTDESAQPERSPGIGTRRRFRSTTPGLATRRTTPSGAVQLLARIEGADEGDTLITPLQATVMHALRRATAIALAVAENVAEQSGLGDLKRANLEGSLPAARKSEFSELLAAEALVTLYVFGNATAYLLSSHLSETTVEVGDVDEVLTDNGQTALHGALWELDQDIAAHAQDDARLVATVSAFAEALMEKVALRAQTAPRLEAFRGASWRVEADDFTVAGFSPASRAKSTKLTMTFKKPNEVVGNHIAKYQAMKLAKMLMAYDFDRRLNPFAELGGFIFTFMGDGAPGTGKTTLIQMMAGLISEYCGNADYPFRYQNLSTDNIDSYQGKSGQNAKAFINTIIDPGVIGFGTIDDIDQLAGKRGDRQSSAGQLEITAVLMESFAGANTVVRGNCTFGMFSNYPENVDDALRQRAGARFLVDGPQTREDYVDILYLLMGKNHDIPLGDHNVFEAQAIKKAVAASFDAHSRPHEAGLLRVYDAVRGEIGELDTINKLGTYLKGIQEADARFTGRAIKNITDAVKVRAMDFELPDEWMENPDLFLFKGYDEKKAMIEDMRQPITVEMVVQEINRYADSEFRYADKSDEVAIENAVREMGRMEEAKKRYLGGRT, from the coding sequence ATGAGCCAGGCATCTGATGCGATGGAGCTTCGGGAAGAGGATATTGCAAAGCACGTAAGCGTGGCACAAGCCCTGCTGGAAGGGTTCGATCACGCGCCGCGCATTGGAAAGCCCACGGATGAATCTGCCCAGCCGGAACGCTCTCCCGGCATCGGTACGCGGCGTCGGTTCCGCAGCACCACGCCGGGTCTGGCCACGCGGCGGACCACCCCCAGCGGTGCGGTGCAGCTGCTGGCGCGGATCGAGGGGGCGGATGAGGGCGATACGCTGATCACACCTTTGCAGGCGACCGTCATGCATGCCCTGCGCCGCGCCACAGCCATTGCGCTGGCGGTGGCAGAGAACGTGGCAGAGCAATCCGGGCTGGGCGATCTGAAACGCGCCAACCTTGAAGGATCGCTGCCTGCCGCGCGCAAGTCCGAATTTTCCGAACTGCTGGCGGCGGAGGCGCTGGTGACGCTGTATGTCTTTGGCAATGCCACCGCCTATCTGCTGTCGTCGCATTTGTCAGAGACGACTGTGGAAGTCGGCGATGTGGACGAGGTGCTGACCGACAACGGCCAGACCGCGCTGCATGGCGCGCTGTGGGAGCTGGATCAGGACATTGCGGCACATGCGCAGGACGATGCGCGGCTGGTGGCCACGGTCAGCGCCTTTGCCGAGGCGTTGATGGAAAAAGTCGCGCTGCGCGCCCAGACCGCCCCGCGCCTAGAGGCATTCAGGGGCGCGTCCTGGCGGGTCGAAGCGGATGATTTCACCGTGGCCGGGTTCAGCCCTGCGTCCAGGGCAAAGTCCACCAAGCTGACCATGACCTTCAAGAAGCCGAACGAGGTCGTGGGCAACCACATCGCCAAATATCAGGCGATGAAACTGGCCAAGATGCTGATGGCCTATGATTTCGACCGTCGGCTGAACCCTTTCGCTGAACTGGGCGGCTTCATCTTTACCTTCATGGGTGACGGCGCGCCGGGCACGGGCAAGACCACGCTGATCCAGATGATGGCGGGGCTGATCAGCGAATATTGCGGCAACGCCGACTATCCGTTCCGCTATCAGAACCTGAGCACCGACAACATCGACAGTTATCAGGGCAAATCGGGGCAGAATGCCAAGGCGTTTATCAACACTATCATCGACCCCGGCGTGATCGGCTTTGGCACCATTGACGATATCGACCAACTGGCGGGCAAGCGCGGCGACCGGCAGTCGAGCGCGGGCCAGCTGGAGATCACGGCGGTCCTGATGGAGAGCTTTGCGGGGGCCAATACGGTGGTGCGCGGCAATTGCACCTTCGGCATGTTCTCGAATTACCCCGAGAACGTGGACGATGCGCTGCGCCAGCGCGCCGGGGCGCGGTTTCTGGTGGACGGGCCGCAGACGCGAGAAGATTACGTCGATATCCTGTATCTGCTGATGGGCAAGAACCACGACATCCCGCTGGGCGATCACAACGTGTTCGAGGCGCAGGCGATCAAGAAGGCGGTCGCGGCCTCGTTTGACGCCCATTCCAGGCCCCATGAGGCGGGGTTGCTGCGCGTCTACGACGCCGTGCGCGGAGAGATCGGGGAGCTGGATACGATCAACAAGCTGGGCACCTACCTGAAGGGCATCCAGGAAGCGGACGCGCGGTTTACGGGGCGCGCGATCAAGAACATCACCGACGCGGTGAAGGTGCGGGCGATGGACTTTGAACTGCCCGATGAGTGGATGGAGAACCCCGACCTGTTCCTGTTCAAGGGCTATGACGAGAAGAAGGCGATGATCGAGGACATGCGCCAGCCGATCACGGTGGAGATGGTGGTGCAGGAGATCAACCGCTACGCGGATTCAGAGTTCCGCTATGCCGACAAGTCGGACGAGGTGGCGATCGAGAATGCCGTGCGCGAGATGGGGCGGATGGAAGAGGCGAAGAAGCGGTATTTGGGGGGGCGGACATGA
- a CDS encoding NAD-dependent succinate-semialdehyde dehydrogenase, whose protein sequence is MTDSKTDLKSMLKDPALLETRAYIGGKWVDGDDGTFDVTNPARGDVIAQIANLSRAQIAGAIAQAEKAQKEWAAWTGKERAAVLRKWFDLMMENQDDLGTILTAEQGKPLAEAKGEIAYGASFIEFFGEEAKRVYGETIPGHQRDKRITVIKQPIGVAASITPWNFPNAMITRKAAPALAAGCAFVARPATETPLSAIAMGVLAERAGIPAGVFNVVPTSSSSEAGKEFCENPAVRKLTFTGSTEVGRILLRQAADQVMKCSMELGGNAPFIVFDDADLDAAVEGAIMCKFRNNGQTCVCANRIYVQSGVYDAFAEKLKDRVSKMKVGDGFGDGVDLGPLINGDASEKVKEHVEDAVSKGAEIILGSKEEKLEGNFLAPTIITGVTQDMKVSKEETFGPLAPLFRFDDVDDVIEMANDTIFGLASYFYAKDLSRVYKVAEALEYGIVGVNTGIISTELAPFGGVKQSGLGREGSHHGIEDYLEMKYICMSV, encoded by the coding sequence ATGACTGACTCAAAGACCGATCTGAAATCCATGCTCAAGGACCCGGCCCTGCTTGAAACCCGTGCATATATCGGCGGCAAGTGGGTCGACGGCGACGACGGTACCTTCGACGTGACGAACCCCGCCCGCGGCGACGTGATCGCGCAGATCGCGAACCTCAGCCGCGCCCAGATCGCCGGTGCCATCGCACAGGCCGAAAAGGCGCAAAAGGAATGGGCCGCCTGGACCGGCAAGGAACGTGCCGCCGTGTTGCGCAAGTGGTTCGATCTGATGATGGAGAACCAGGACGATCTGGGCACCATCCTGACCGCCGAACAGGGCAAGCCGCTGGCCGAAGCCAAGGGCGAAATCGCCTACGGCGCCTCGTTCATCGAGTTCTTCGGGGAAGAGGCCAAGCGTGTCTACGGCGAAACCATCCCGGGCCACCAGCGCGACAAACGGATCACCGTGATCAAACAACCCATCGGCGTCGCCGCCTCGATCACGCCGTGGAACTTCCCCAACGCGATGATCACCCGCAAGGCTGCGCCGGCACTGGCCGCCGGCTGCGCTTTCGTCGCGCGACCTGCCACGGAAACACCGCTCAGCGCCATCGCCATGGGCGTGCTGGCCGAACGCGCCGGCATCCCCGCCGGCGTCTTCAACGTGGTGCCGACCAGCTCCTCTTCCGAAGCCGGCAAGGAATTCTGCGAAAACCCGGCAGTGCGGAAGCTGACCTTCACCGGCTCCACGGAAGTCGGCCGCATCCTGCTGCGCCAGGCAGCGGACCAGGTCATGAAATGCTCCATGGAACTGGGCGGTAACGCCCCCTTCATCGTCTTCGACGACGCCGACCTCGACGCCGCGGTCGAAGGTGCAATCATGTGCAAGTTCCGCAACAACGGCCAGACCTGCGTCTGCGCCAACCGCATCTATGTGCAATCCGGCGTCTACGACGCCTTTGCGGAGAAGCTGAAAGACCGCGTCAGCAAAATGAAAGTCGGCGATGGATTTGGCGACGGCGTGGATCTTGGCCCGCTGATCAACGGCGACGCCAGCGAAAAGGTCAAGGAACACGTGGAGGACGCGGTTTCCAAAGGGGCCGAGATCATCCTCGGTTCGAAGGAAGAGAAGCTGGAAGGAAACTTCCTCGCCCCCACCATCATCACCGGCGTCACCCAGGACATGAAAGTGTCCAAGGAAGAAACCTTCGGTCCCCTCGCGCCGCTGTTCCGGTTCGACGATGTGGATGACGTGATCGAAATGGCAAACGACACCATCTTCGGCCTCGCGTCCTACTTCTACGCCAAGGACCTCAGCCGGGTCTACAAGGTCGCCGAAGCACTGGAATACGGCATCGTCGGCGTGAACACTGGCATCATCTCGACCGAGCTCGCGCCCTTCGGCGGCGTCAAGCAGTCCGGCCTTGGCCGTGAGGGCAGCCATCACGGCATCGAGGACTACCTGGAGATGAAATACATCTGCATGTCCGTCTGA
- a CDS encoding histidine kinase dimerization/phosphoacceptor domain -containing protein — protein MSDKLIDDEEIRLALLRGYNILDTAPEDGFDDIVKLARTICETPIALVSLVEKDRQWFKAVEGLDVTETPIRMSICAHAIQSDDFLEVQDTTKDDRTKGNPLVIGDENIRFYAGALLKNENGVALGTLCVLDRKPRALNEVQRTTLEILAKQVMRHLELRDALGAAEMLRREVDHRVKNSLQSLEALIRIQARSVKTEEARDALEAVQGRLAMVSNLHEALYLSDAGAMVNLATFLDRVVQTASGQMPQGVIVRHEVEACKLESRAASSVGMVVNEAIANAAKYAFDGREKGAFEIVGKVEGEHYVLTCADDGGPAATGGVQTIVGTGLGTRIMQAAAQQLGGEIDASSEEKGHVVTLRWPLD, from the coding sequence ATGTCAGACAAGCTGATCGACGATGAGGAAATCCGCCTCGCCCTGCTGCGCGGATACAACATCCTTGATACGGCCCCGGAAGATGGGTTTGACGATATCGTCAAACTGGCCCGGACGATATGCGAAACACCGATTGCCCTGGTGTCGCTGGTCGAGAAAGATCGCCAGTGGTTCAAGGCAGTCGAGGGTCTGGACGTGACCGAGACTCCTATCCGGATGAGCATTTGCGCCCATGCGATCCAGTCCGATGACTTTCTTGAGGTACAGGACACCACCAAGGATGACCGCACTAAGGGCAATCCGCTGGTGATCGGTGATGAAAACATCAGGTTTTATGCTGGTGCATTACTGAAGAACGAGAACGGCGTGGCGCTGGGGACGCTCTGCGTGCTGGACCGAAAGCCACGCGCCTTGAATGAAGTGCAGCGCACGACGCTGGAAATACTGGCCAAGCAGGTGATGCGCCACCTGGAGCTGCGGGATGCGCTGGGTGCTGCCGAGATGCTGCGTCGCGAAGTGGACCACAGGGTCAAGAACTCTCTCCAGTCGCTGGAGGCGCTGATCCGGATACAGGCGCGTTCCGTCAAGACCGAAGAGGCGCGGGATGCGCTGGAGGCGGTTCAGGGGCGGCTGGCGATGGTTAGCAACCTGCACGAGGCGCTTTACCTGTCCGATGCGGGCGCCATGGTCAATCTGGCGACCTTTCTGGATCGCGTGGTGCAAACCGCGTCGGGCCAGATGCCGCAGGGCGTGATCGTGCGGCACGAGGTGGAAGCCTGCAAACTGGAATCCCGTGCCGCGTCTTCGGTTGGTATGGTCGTGAATGAAGCCATCGCAAATGCCGCCAAATACGCCTTTGACGGGCGCGAAAAAGGGGCTTTCGAAATTGTGGGCAAGGTTGAGGGGGAGCATTACGTCCTGACCTGCGCCGATGACGGTGGCCCCGCCGCCACCGGAGGTGTGCAGACAATCGTCGGCACCGGTCTGGGCACGCGGATCATGCAGGCCGCCGCCCAGCAGTTGGGGGGCGAAATAGACGCTTCCAGCGAAGAAAAAGGTCACGTCGTCACCCTGCGCTGGCCGCTGGATTAA
- a CDS encoding FAD-linked oxidase C-terminal domain-containing protein encodes MDMPTPDASVLARKAQLVARLREVLPSDAVIDDLNETRAYECDALTAYKCPPMAAVLPATTAEVSDVLRICHAAGVPVVPRGSGTSLAGGALPTADCVILGVARMNEVIETDYVNRLIRVQTGRTNLSVTGAVEADGFFYAPDPSSQLACAIAGNIAMNSGGAHCLKYGVTTNNLLGVTMVMMDGEVVEIGGGHLDAGGLDLLGLICGSEGQLGVVTEATLRILPKPEGARPVLMGFDDNEVAGACVSDIIKAGVLPVAIEFMDRPCIEATEAFAKAGYPMCEALLIVEVEGSDAEIDHQLSLIAGIARRHNPVELRESKSAEESAKIWLGRKSAFGAMGQINDYMCLDGTIPVSALPMVLRRIREMSTEYGLEVGNVFHAGDGNMHPLILFDANKPGDLELCEAFGAEILKLCVEVGGCLTGEHGVGIEKRDLMHVQYAPDDLEAQMAVKDVFDPAWLLNPAKVFPLGASEGHRTARSAAA; translated from the coding sequence ATGGATATGCCCACGCCCGATGCTTCGGTCTTGGCCCGCAAGGCGCAGCTTGTCGCCCGCTTGCGTGAGGTGCTGCCCTCGGATGCCGTGATCGACGACCTGAACGAGACGCGCGCATACGAATGTGACGCGCTGACCGCCTACAAATGTCCGCCGATGGCAGCGGTCCTGCCCGCCACCACGGCGGAGGTGTCGGACGTCCTGCGCATTTGCCACGCGGCGGGCGTTCCGGTTGTCCCGCGCGGATCGGGCACGTCGCTGGCGGGTGGTGCCCTGCCGACGGCGGATTGCGTCATCCTCGGCGTGGCAAGGATGAACGAGGTGATCGAGACCGACTATGTCAATCGCCTGATCCGGGTTCAGACGGGCCGGACCAACCTCAGCGTGACTGGCGCGGTAGAGGCGGACGGGTTCTTCTACGCGCCGGATCCCTCCAGCCAGCTGGCCTGCGCCATTGCCGGGAATATCGCTATGAACTCCGGCGGGGCGCACTGCCTGAAGTACGGCGTGACCACGAACAACCTGCTGGGCGTAACCATGGTCATGATGGATGGCGAAGTGGTCGAGATCGGCGGCGGCCATCTGGACGCGGGTGGGCTGGACCTGCTGGGGCTGATCTGCGGCTCCGAGGGCCAGCTTGGCGTCGTGACCGAAGCCACCCTGCGCATCCTGCCCAAGCCCGAGGGCGCGCGCCCGGTGCTGATGGGGTTCGACGACAACGAGGTCGCCGGGGCCTGTGTGTCCGACATCATCAAGGCGGGTGTGCTGCCGGTCGCCATCGAATTCATGGACCGTCCCTGCATCGAGGCGACCGAGGCCTTTGCCAAGGCGGGCTACCCGATGTGCGAGGCGCTGCTGATTGTCGAGGTGGAGGGTTCGGACGCCGAGATCGACCACCAGTTGTCGCTGATCGCCGGGATTGCCCGTCGGCACAATCCTGTCGAACTGCGGGAAAGCAAGTCGGCCGAGGAGTCGGCCAAGATTTGGCTGGGCCGCAAGTCGGCCTTCGGGGCGATGGGGCAGATCAACGACTACATGTGCCTGGACGGCACGATCCCCGTTTCCGCGCTGCCGATGGTGTTGCGCCGGATCAGGGAGATGAGCACGGAATACGGTCTGGAGGTTGGCAACGTCTTTCACGCGGGTGACGGCAACATGCATCCGCTGATCCTGTTTGACGCGAACAAGCCCGGCGATCTGGAACTGTGCGAGGCTTTCGGCGCGGAAATCCTCAAATTGTGCGTGGAGGTGGGCGGATGCCTGACAGGCGAACACGGCGTGGGCATTGAAAAGCGCGACCTGATGCATGTGCAGTACGCGCCCGACGATCTGGAGGCGCAGATGGCGGTGAAGGATGTCTTTGACCCGGCGTGGCTGCTGAACCCTGCCAAGGTTTTTCCGCTGGGCGCGTCCGAGGGGCACAGGACGGCAAGGTCGGCGGCGGCGTAA
- a CDS encoding Hsp20 family protein produces the protein MRTYDFAPLYRSSVGFDQIANMMDRVLSNDGATPSYPPYNIEKLDDDSYRISIAVAGFSDEDLSVEVREKALIVSARKADEDDSKTYLHRGIATRAFERRFHLADHVHVTGAAHANGMLHIELERQVPEALKPRQIQIASDTRALDKDVVDAKSVN, from the coding sequence ATGCGTACCTATGATTTTGCACCGCTCTACCGGTCCAGCGTCGGTTTTGACCAGATCGCCAACATGATGGACCGGGTCCTGAGCAATGATGGGGCCACCCCCAGCTATCCCCCGTACAACATCGAGAAACTGGACGACGACAGCTATCGCATTTCGATCGCGGTCGCAGGCTTTTCCGACGAAGACCTGAGCGTCGAAGTTCGGGAAAAGGCCCTGATCGTGTCCGCGCGCAAGGCCGATGAAGATGACAGCAAGACCTACCTGCATCGCGGTATCGCGACCCGCGCGTTCGAGCGCCGCTTTCACCTTGCCGATCACGTCCATGTGACGGGTGCGGCGCATGCGAACGGCATGCTGCACATCGAGCTGGAGCGCCAGGTGCCCGAAGCCCTGAAGCCGCGCCAGATCCAGATCGCCTCGGACACCCGGGCGCTGGACAAAGACGTGGTCGACGCGAAATCCGTCAACTGA